The genome window GTCAGTTCCTGGCTGTGGCTGAAGATACGGCGTCTCCTCGTACATCTTACACCCCTTTCTCCTTCTCACTGGCCACAGCCGTCAGAGAATTGCACCGCTCACTCAGTCTGGCTCTGCTGGCCGAGACCTCCCCTCAGACTCTCACACAGGTCATAAAGGTATGATAATATGCACAGTTTAAAAAGAGTGATTATTTCTGTAGATTGAAGGAATTCACAAGTGCTTGCGGTTCTAACCTTGATTAACTAAACGCGTTGAGCTGTACATATACAGCTACTGTATAATTCAAGTTAAACATGGAACATATTTTGACAATGTGCACTCATGTAGTTAGGACCGATATCTGGCAGTACTGGGATTGGAAATGGACCTGGTTCTGCTTATCTTCACCTTTcctgtctgttagtgtctggcCTACCTGGTGGCAAACGCTCCCTACCACCGTCTCAGACCTGGTTTGCTCAGCCCGCTCTGGAAGCAGATGCGTCCCTATGTGCGCCACAGAGGTCTGTATTTTGTCAGTGTACTCAGATAGCTGCACACAAGCATTTAAGCAAACAGGTCAGTAACACAGGCCTCTTTTAATACAACTGCTCTCTATCTTTAGATGTGAATGTTCGTGTGTCAGTCCTGACATTTTATGGGGCTCTGGTGACGACTCAGGCTCCTCTACCTGAAGTGCAACTCCTCCTTCGACTGCCGGAGGCCAGCAGCATCAACAGTGACTCAATCACGCCGCAGGAATCTGCTCTCAGCTGGAGACAAAGAGACGGAGTGCCCTCGCCCTCCCGCACACCAGTCAAATCCTCACTGCGGAGCTCAAGCGCACACTCCCCCCACGCTCCTCGCACCCCGTGCGAGGAGGACCGCGCCTTGCCgtggctgctgcagctgtgtgtgtctctggtgACTCAGCCCAGAGAGGACCAATCAGACAGCGAGGGAGCGGGAACTGGAGGAGGCGCAGCTTTAGAGCCCTCCCCTGTCCGACTAGAAGCTCTACAGGTAAGAGATAATGGGTGAGACGAagagtgacaaaataaagctcCCAACAGACATTTCTAAAATCTAACGGTGTTGTCCTGTGTGTTTCAGACCATGTCCCTACCTGGTGCGTGGCTATTTCTCTCTAGTCCAAGCATGTCTGTGTGAGATTTGGAAGGTGAGCGCTCGCTGCCTCGGGGAGACAGACCCCTCCATACAACTGCATGGAACAAAGGTAACAACTTCCACTTGTGTGTCCCTTGCGTTTTGCTGTTATCTGCACCTATGTTCTAGCTTCAGCAATACAGATGGTGTATATAAgaattttgaaaatatatatgaaatgacTGATCGAAACAGAATGAGATCGGTGCGCTGAtatctgtcattttcttttaattagttACTAGAGGAGTTGGGGACAGGAATAATCCAGCAGTACAGAGCCGAGAACAAAGTGCCTGAGAGCTCGAGGGTCCCCATGAGCCAAGTAAGTAACTGTCtttacactgtatatactgtacatggttCCCACGTGtccttgaaatccttgaaagtttgtgaatcTGAGGAAAGAAAATCAGCCTAACCCCCAAAGTGTCGgttaatatcaatatttcaaCTGTGTGATTTTAAAAGTTTGAAGTGAAGTAACTGTGATGTATCaaagtgttttcatttcatataTATGTGGGCATTTTGCAGGTGGTGCTATTTTGGTCAGAAGTCTTGAGTGGTCCACTGAACGGAGCGCTGCAGAGCGAACAACACCCCACACTGCAGACGAGCGCCTGCGAcaccctctcctccatcctgccGCAGGCCTTCGCACAGCTGCCTGTGAGTTACttaactttaatatttattaagtttCTGTTTGTGCATACAACTCATAATGTTGTGTATGTTAACttgtgacattttttaaaaccaAACTAAACATCAAACAGCCACGGTTACAAGTGTCTATTATCAAAGAAGGGTGTATACAAATCCAGtatcttaatatttatatatcagtTAATCTTCCCTGTCTTCCGTtcacaacatttgttttctctcactctAAGCTCATTTATTCAATCGTATAAATCTCTTATAATTCCTAACCATTGTTCTATAGTTCTTGTTATTGCCTTCTTACTTGTGATCAATAACTAGTAGCTTGGTTAAATATCTATCCTTATCAGTGAcataatcatttatatttccatGTTACATAACTTTGCATTCCTTAGGTATTGCGTATCCCAGAATACCTTTTAATTTTAACATGCACATTTCCCATAATTAATGACATTCCCAAAAGATATGTGTGTTGTTTGCCTCTCTATTCCTCCTTTTGACTGATGCTACACAGGGATATACTGAGCTACATGGAGCTGTAGGTGTGATGAgtgatgttgtttttaaaggacAAGACGCAGCTGATGTGCATCACCGTGCTGCTGGGGCTGACCTACAGCGAAAACTATCTGGTGAAGACCGCAGCCGTCAGGGCTTTGGGAGTCTACATACTGTTCCCCTGTCTGAGAGAGGTACGGACACTGACCCAGCGACTGAGCATACTGCACATCATGAAACATGTTTCTGACCCACAAGGATCTGTTATACAATTTGTCatatcttttctcttcttctcttttcaggATGTGATGTTCGTGGCAGATACAGCGAACACTATCCTCACTGCCCTCGATGATCGATCTCCAAATGTCCGTGCCAAGGCTGCCTGGTCTCTAGGCAACCTCACAGACACACTTATTGTTAATATGTAAGTAAATATGGATGCTAAGTGCTGATTGAATGCTCTAAAACACACTGAATCCATCTTTATGAAAGTAAAATATAGAAGTCTCATCTTGACAAAGATTAAAACATGGATCACTTATTTATCTTACTAAATAAAAGCCTATTTTTCATCATAttattaattaacattattaacaaagGAGCGTAAGAAGACTTTTTTAGCTAAATGATTTGGATAAAAATAGTATAGTATCGTATCGTATTCAAGATATCTAGTGTGTTTATTAGAGGTTAGAATTTTTTGTAATCTATCCATCTCCTTTCTGTTTATCAGGGAGAGTGTAGGTGTGGACTTCCAAGAAGAGTTATCGGACATGCTGCTGCTCAAGATGTTGCAGGCAGCCACCCGAGCATCGGCTGACAAAGACCGAGTGAGAGCTGCTCCCTCTTTTACACACAAGAACAAGGCACAAACATTCCGATTTCCGacttttaggactcattcctgcagctctctATTAACATAATCATGTCAATTAATGGCAACTTGCTTAGTAAAACTCATTACTATGACTGAGTTATGTTTTGATATATTATTCTCCTCAATATCTGCCCTGTGAAGACATcatttttttgtcttctttttaatttgctCTCATCTCTTTGAACTTGCTTCCTCCCAGGTGAAGTCTAATGCAGTGCGAGCTCTTGGGAATCTGCTTCATTTCCTGCGTCAGAGTCAGCTGACCCGGTCTGTGTTCCAATGCCCGCTTGAAGACGCAGTCCGTGCTCTGGTTAAAACTATCCAATCAGAGGCCACTATGAAGGTCAGATGGAATGCCTGTTACGCCTTGGGAAATGCTTTCAGAAACCCAGCCCTGCCGCTTGGTAAGTGTTTACTCATTTGCTTGTTCTTAGAGCATTTACCTGTGTTTCCCCTGGGTATGAACTGGTCAACACGTGTCAACTGGTTCTGTGACCATGCTTCCAAACTCAATTTGTTCCATATTTTGGAAACTATGTTTATTTGCTTGCCAAaagctgaagaagaaaatgaacacCGCTCTCatatcttttcctttttaaatgtgaagctacagccaggctATAtcatatcttatcttatcttatcctATGTTAGATATCGTGTCGCACAAACCTCAGACAGCAAGACAGACTGTTgcttttacattttggtttttgtacggattaaacgcCAAACTGGAGACACAAAACGTGttaagtgagctttagaggtgctgctaGGTTTGCCTTTGGACAGTGCCAGGCtagctctttcttttttattctaagctaaactaactggctgctggcttcatatttattgtacagaccTGAGACTAGTAttgatcttcttatctaactctttgcaataaaataaacatgtttacctAAATTGTTATCTGTATGTTCTCAATATTAGGCATGACACGCAGGGTTTGTTTGTTGAAGGGGGGTAAATGTATCCAACAGTGATTTGATCTGAATTTATGTTTTAGTTTCAATGATGCTCACATGTCACCCTAAAcagtaaatgtatgtttcttTCTACCTCTCAGACTCAGCCCCATGGTCTTGTGACGCGTTCTCTTCCCTCTGCCATGTTGTTACTTCCTGTAAGAACTTCAAGGTGCGCATCAAGTCTGCGGCTGCCCTGGCAATCCCTGCCAACCGCGGCTGCTACGGGGACTCGGAGCGGTTCAGCTGTGTGTGGCGTTCTCTGGCCACAGCGCTCGAAAACAGCGAAGACACAAATGACTTCTTAGAGTACCGCTACAGTGCCAGCCTGCGACTCACCCTCTCCCAAGCTCTCCTACACCTGCTCAGCGTCAGCCAGTCGCAGGACATGCCCGCCCTTGGGGAATCGCTGaacagggaggagggaaggggcATCAAAGACTATTTGATCAAATATCTGAGAgctgaggaaggaggaggaggagagggggcagagggggagaaagatgCGGTGGGGGACAGTTTCACCCCTCAGCAGAGAGTAGGGGGTCTTCAGCAGACCCTGATCAGACTAAATGAGATGAAGGCTGAaggggagagacagggagaggaggagaggggtaAGGAGGTGGTGGTTGATTTCCTGGAGGATTTGCTAAAGACCTGTGAAGAGCTTTGAAAAGTTTGTTTTCCAGTTGCAGTGCTGGGTTTAAGAAAACTGCCTGAGATCACAAAGACTGCTCTCAGGTTGGACTAGGCAGACAGTCGGAGGAGAAGCATCCAACCACAAACTAACTAGTGACTGAAGACAAAGATTATATAACCAGCTTTGTCATTATGTGATCCGAGAACATCACAAAGAACcacaaatattttcttcttatttCAAGATATTTTGGAGTTGCTTTTATATCCTTTTATGTATCTAATTGCAACATGTGACATACAATGCagtgaatatatattttgaaaacaaatggAGGGCTGGGTGATGaatcatttattgtttattgaatTTCAGTTGAATCATTGCGATGAACATATTGTTTAACAGAATTCTGTTTTCCAAGTTGATTAAGatgagaaagaaatatttgttttcaagaGTGGAGAGTTTAGTCTGATATAATGCATAACAGTGGAACATGGTTCCATTGAAcattaatttgattattttatttgtgatttgCATACGTCTGCCATacctaaatatattttgatatatgaAAAATATTCTTGGTACAGTTTTTTTCATTCCAATAATGTATGAAGTCCACTACATTGTTGACTGGACTTCTGTGCAGCACGTAAGATGTTcagaacaataaatacagtgacTTCCCACAGTCTGgttatttatatacagtaggtGTCGATGTTTAGAGAAATATTTTACCTGCTCTGCCTTTCAAACATGCTGTTTTCCTGGAGTTGACATTGGATTTAAATTACTAAAGTGTACAAGTAAGAACTTGTACCCATACGGGTCACTATCTAAACTGGAAAGTTGCCAATTTCTCTTGATAAAATTCACAAAATaagatacaattattttatcAGGTCTCCTGTgaatagaaaaatagaaatcTGTTAAggagtaaaaaagtacaataatatataCACTCAAATAGCCACCATTGACTGAAAATAGTCTTTTAAAGtgatcatattctataagatcataaTGTTTGCAGAATCGCTGTCATGTTTTCAGCTTTGAGACAATCCATTTTCAAGCTGatagtacctcaaatgtgtacttcagtactttgttacattccaccactgatacTATACAATAAAAAATCTTTTCATCTACATTTACACTTAAATCGTGTGGCTGGTGGTTTGATTCTATGTTATAACGACTGCAACTGTCACTCTACACTGTTTATTACTGGTACATGTATGTTATTTTCCTCACACTTTAACACTGGGAGTGTTACCCTCAGCCCACAGGGGGCACCAGTGTTCATAGCTGCAGGTCGATGAGCCGGATGTTGACTAGTGATGCCTGGATGCGGAACGACCACGCTGCTGTAGAAATGGACGCCTTCGAGTTGTTTCGGAAACTCGGAGCTGGAGCTAAATTTGACTTGAAGAGATTTGGTCAAGACGCCGCTCGGTTTAAGGTAAACTAAACATGAATAGCTGATGATATACTTTAAAAAAGTATGATTGGTAACAGCACGAACAACAGTTTAATATATGTTAAAGTGTGAAAGTGCGCTGCACTGTTTGTTTTTCGGGtatttctttttgacattttagggaTGTGGGGGGCTTTAATGTCGCTTTTAATTAGATGAGTGGTGGAACAATATGTCTCACACgtgtattattaaataatggtgACTGTACTCGTGTCTTATTTTACAGGTTGCCAGGTCTCACGGAGGTGATGCGTCCGCAGATGCTCTCTCTGCGATCGACTACTTTGGCACAGGACCTGCCAATGGATCCAAGAGCAGTGCTGTAGTactggatgatgatgatgatgatgatgatgatggagagGAATATGAGGGGGGAAGTGAAAGTGAAGAGTCTGGTGCAGGAGGCAAAAGGAAGCAAAAGGATGAAGAGAAAGACGTGGggacacaaaagaaaaagacaaaacgcGACCAGGTGGAAGGTAAAGGGTGTGACTGTTTGCTGAACACTagattattacattacattacagttcatttagctgacgcttttctccaaagcgacgtacaaaaagtgtaaacaatcaattttgttttcttcattcgctgAGGTGGGATAGGGTTAAGGGTTAACAACTGATTAATTATCAgctgttttcagatgttttggAATTTACAGATAGTTTTATATGCATGAGCTATATGATACATGTACAAACAGTTCaagaatataattaattatgtgTAATGTCTTTATTATGCAACTTATAGAGACAGAAAGTTAGCCCTGTAAAACAGTTGAAATGCAGAAATGTATCTGATTTGTACGGCTGAAAATTAGACCATTAAACAATTTACGTAGGTCAGTAAGCAAAAATGCCCACAATTATCTAGGCCCAAGTGtgaggattttttatttacttaaaaaatgttttaaatatacacTTAATAATTAATTGAGTAATTAAAATTGGTTGATGaatcaataacaaaaaatatgaTTAGTTGCGGCCCTAGTATAATGTgcaatattaaaacacaaagttaGTGTTGCAGAGATAGAAATTACCTGCCTTATATGTAATAAAAgtctcttgttttttgttttgtgaacgTCGACTTTGTAATATTGCAATTCCAGGTTGTAATGTTAGATAACATCATTTTGTAAACTCTCAGATTGTTTTCCATACTGTTTACACAGAGGTAGCTGCAACATATCTGTGGTATTTGTCCATTGCGCGCAATGTTGCACTGAGCAGGACTGGTTTATAACGATACAAGAtttcttctatctttctatTTTATCCATAAACAGTTTCTCAATTGAATTTCAGAAAACGCACTtgatcaaaaatatttattgatatagtAATACAAAGTGACCTGTGATTTTATCCATTTCAACCAATCCTAAATGGCTcttttcaatgtgtttttataatggCAATTTCACATTACAGCAGTGGCATGTGATGACATTTGAAAAGAACTTGATGTCAGAGACTCACTGCTGTTTGCTCTCTTCTTCCTGACTACAGCTGGTGGCAGAGCGCTGAAAGACACCGAGGGAAGCGGCATCGCTTGGACATCCTCACTGGACAGAAAGATCCAAAACCTGCCGAGTGATGTGAAGGAGAAATCCTCGCTGAAGAGGCTGAAGCATCTTCATCAGGAAAAGGTCTTCAAACAGGCCCAACTCACAGCACAAGAAAAGGATGAAGAGATGTTATGACATTATTTGTAAAATCGTTTTCTCTATATTTAATTTTAGGTGAATCGTATTCGCTCTCAACACCGTATAAATGTGCACGGCTGCGACATACCCGACCCCGTGTGCACGtttgaggaactgcagtccGAGTATCGCCTCAACCCGCGTGTCCTTCTGAACATCAAAGACGCGGGGCTGAGTTCCCCGACGCCAGTACAGATGCAGGCGATACCGCTCATGATGCatgtgagtacacacacacacacacacacacacacacacacacacacacacacacacacacacacacacacacagtggttgGTAAATAACATACCATGGTTATGTGAGaatttctgtgtctgttttttctCGGTCAGAGTCGGGAGCTCCTGGCATGCGCTCCTACGGGATCCGGAAAGACTTTGGCTTTCTGTCTCCCACTGCTTGCCCACCTGCAGCAGCCAACCAACCTGGGCTTCAGAGCTGTCATCATCGCCCCGACCAGAGAACTGGCCAACCAGGtacaaaacacacgcacactggTCTGTTCGCTATTATGCCCGTTTTTATTAGAAGATTTCAGTTTCACTTTACATTATCAAGCTTTCCAGTCCAGTTTTTCTGCATTTGTAATTGTTCATATATTTatcttcaatttgtattttatattatccaTAGTAATTATTATTCTTGCACAGATTTTTCTATTAAATACTAATACCTAATTAGTTCATACTCTACTCTATTATAGTGACAGCTTTTTGGAGTAATTTTGGACTCCCTTCACTGCGGTGCTTTATTATCATCTTATATTTCTCTTTGAATACAGTGGGCGTTTCAGCTACTGCTTAAGTTGCCTTTTGTCAAATGATCACACACTGTTTTGCGTTTAGACCTACAGAGAGCTGCTCCGCCTTTCAGAGGGAGTAGGATTTAGAGTTCACATCATAGACAAAGCCTCTCTGGCAGCCAAGAAATATGGACCACAGTCAAACAAAAAATACGGtaagaaatgcaaatgttttcacagacaaatgtaaatatgaaatatgaattgTCTTTATCTCACTGTTTATATCCTACATTTCTGTGCAGATATACTGGTCAGTACTCCAAACAGACTCGTCTTCCTTCTCAATCAGGATCCTCCAGCTCTCGACCTCAGCAGGTAACACTGAATTGTTTGCTCTCTGAAGTTGTTTTCTTCACTGCCTTTGGCGCACAGACATACAGCAATGCCGCCACCTGTTGATCAGTGGATCAACAGTGCACATGTACGAGAGAAACTACACGTATCCTAAAAGACAATAGAGTATATACTTTTCACAAAAACACCTGAGTATGGAGTGTAAAAATAACCAACACTGTCAGGAATGAAAGAATCTTTAAGAGATAGTTTTTTCATTCCATACCCCGCTCTGTCCTCTTGTTTCTTGTCTTCGTCTCCACGGtaactgtcaaataaagtaaagaaatgcCACAAATAACACTTATTGATTATCGTctcttgttgttgttcagtGTGGAGTGGCTGATTGTCGATGAGTCCGACAAGCTGTTTGAGGGCGGTAAGACGGGCTTCAGGGAGCAGCTCGCCGAAGTTTTTCAGGCCTGTTCTGGTTCAAAGGTGCGCAGGGCTTTCTTCAGCGCCACCTGCACGCCAGATGTAGAGCAGTGGTGCCGTCTGAACCTCGACAACCTGGTGTCTGTCAACATTGGACACAGGTAAAAATCTACATGTATAACTCCTTACTTTGAtgaatttatataatattagatGATAAATGACTTTATCATCTTCTCAGAAATGCGGCAGTGGAGACGGTGGAACAGAAGCTGCTGTTTGTTGGGACAGAGAACGGCAAACTGGTGGCCATGAGGGATATCATCAAAAAGGTAAGGACACTCCAGAGAAGTTACTTTTCAAGCTTGTAAATAATTGAGATTGTTCAACTAATTTACAAGCTCTATTTCTCTACAGCCTAAGATTAAATGTCCTCCTTGTCATTTCCAGGGTTTCCTGCCGCCCATGCTGGTGTTTGTGCAGTCTATCGACCGAGCACGGGAGCTTTTCCACGAGTTAGTGTACGAAGGCATCAATGTAGACGTGATCCACGCAGACCGCACACAGCAGCAGGTACATAAAGACACTTAATACACTGTATTATGggtcctctctgtgtccctgaAGTGCAAGCTTGTATTTATCCTCCTCTGTGGCTTTTCTCTTTCAGAGGGACAACGTAGTAAACAGTTTCCGGTCCGGTAAGATTTGGGTGTTGATCTGCACGGCTTTGCTCGCCAGAGGAATCGACTTCAAAGGAGTCAACCTCGTGCTGAACTACGACTTCCCCACCAGCTCTGTGGAGTATATCCACCGAATTGGTTCGTTATGTATAATCTTTCCTTTCACAATAAGATCATCTTGTAGAGGGAAGAAACCATTAACAGACTAGTTAGTagacatatttaaaaagacCAAACATTTTCTGAGCACAGCTTCACAAACCTGaagatgattttgttttgtttattttattgtcaattaTCATTGTGAATTAAATGCCTTTTTTATCAGACACAAAGGGATACTGAATTCGACAAAGGAATTAGACGTCATAGCCGTGGTATGTGGTTAATATGCCACAGCTATGAACCAATTGGATTGCTTGATTTTAGTTACCTATTTCTAACATTGTGTTTGCTGCTCCGCAGGTCGGACTGGTAGAGCTGGACATCAGGGGAAGGCCATCACCTTCTTCACAGAAAATGACAAGCCACTGCTGCGCAGGTAAGTGGATGCAAACCGACTTCCTCTGTAGATAAACATGTAAGGCTTGTTTTTGGGTGTGTGAATCTGGAAAATTACTTTATATCAAAGTCCAGTTGTGGTGATAACACAGCAAACTTCAGGTGAGGCAGACGGGTCATCAGATGTTATGTTTGGTGGTTATTAGCACCAGGTCAAACATGACATCACGGTATGTCTACAACCACAACTTTCAGGCCCCAAAATGTGAAGTGTTATacaatttacacatttttctGAATATATTTCTCTTTGCATCTCTTTCTAACAGCATCGCTAATGTCATCAAGCAAGCTGGCTGTCCGGTACCCGACTACATGATTGGCTTCAAGAAGATACACAGGTAAAGGAGATGGATGATGATAATGAAGTTTCACAATAACCAATACATTTTGGTtttgctcttttattttttgctaaaTTAATTTTGGTAATAGGATTGTAATAGACCATTtgcatttgtctgtgtttagcAAAGTGAAACGGAGACTTGAGAAGAGACCTCCCAAGAGAAGCACCATTTGCACAACTCCTCGCTTCTTAATGAAGAACAAAGGTAAAGCCCAAAATAAAGGACAGAATGTGGAGAAGCCAGAAGCGGGTGGAGAGCAGAAAGGAGAAAATGTATCTCAAACAGCAGTGCAACAgcagaaagggaaaaa of Cottoperca gobio chromosome 14, fCotGob3.1, whole genome shotgun sequence contains these proteins:
- the heatr6 gene encoding HEAT repeat-containing protein 6 encodes the protein MEAPTVLLAPALMSHSDVHDFPPVALSAEATPFTPLGTDSWRLGSPSDIEKQFSRCAAKLRDLRADSGQLREELNLLFDQLLSENYNKTYDPNINIRPEDVCTLLKHVSCLVPLSQEHLVIKLCQLVHHLLNQLKVIMDERTLNVLVNYTASALKVCSTWTHSDILLALSTIVYGNGPQCPQHLSDLLSKDGVLLLYSSPSQPNMELRRVALTCMANICLRIPGQPPLDDQYRSVSFRVFLQTLQSPKPPNTDELFFCIVIQAALKGLQCCLSGGKWKFVGEELGSVLAALKRIMFQGTPGVSVDWPAVLYPATLPQYEGLSASKPAETPKPPEPPKEAAVTGKTSGNKKRKPRGKGKKTGIEDGKGDDGEEDGEAVPALQKGEGGRGEGQSLSKPSGQSLYPSWKKNSSDSEFSDPEGSAQCKLRLYQGRVRQGALHCLLAVVKGVEKRTLYGYWSSFIPDSPIGRPPPLTLFTIILKDTSPKVRACALQVLSAMLDGSRQFLAVAEDTASPRTSYTPFSFSLATAVRELHRSLSLALLAETSPQTLTQVIKCLAYLVANAPYHRLRPGLLSPLWKQMRPYVRHRDVNVRVSVLTFYGALVTTQAPLPEVQLLLRLPEASSINSDSITPQESALSWRQRDGVPSPSRTPVKSSLRSSSAHSPHAPRTPCEEDRALPWLLQLCVSLVTQPREDQSDSEGAGTGGGAALEPSPVRLEALQVRDNGPCPYLVRGYFSLVQACLCEIWKVSARCLGETDPSIQLHGTKLLEELGTGIIQQYRAENKVPESSRVPMSQVVLFWSEVLSGPLNGALQSEQHPTLQTSACDTLSSILPQAFAQLPDKTQLMCITVLLGLTYSENYLVKTAAVRALGVYILFPCLREDVMFVADTANTILTALDDRSPNVRAKAAWSLGNLTDTLIVNMESVGVDFQEELSDMLLLKMLQAATRASADKDRVKSNAVRALGNLLHFLRQSQLTRSVFQCPLEDAVRALVKTIQSEATMKVRWNACYALGNAFRNPALPLDSAPWSCDAFSSLCHVVTSCKNFKVRIKSAAALAIPANRGCYGDSERFSCVWRSLATALENSEDTNDFLEYRYSASLRLTLSQALLHLLSVSQSQDMPALGESLNREEGRGIKDYLIKYLRAEEGGGGEGAEGEKDAVGDSFTPQQRVGGLQQTLIRLNEMKAEGERQGEEERGKEVVVDFLEDLLKTCEEL
- the ddx52 gene encoding putative ATP-dependent RNA helicase DDX52 yields the protein MSRMLTSDAWMRNDHAAVEMDAFELFRKLGAGAKFDLKRFGQDAARFKVARSHGGDASADALSAIDYFGTGPANGSKSSAVVLDDDDDDDDDGEEYEGGSESEESGAGGKRKQKDEEKDVGTQKKKTKRDQVEAGGRALKDTEGSGIAWTSSLDRKIQNLPSDVKEKSSLKRLKHLHQEKVNRIRSQHRINVHGCDIPDPVCTFEELQSEYRLNPRVLLNIKDAGLSSPTPVQMQAIPLMMHSRELLACAPTGSGKTLAFCLPLLAHLQQPTNLGFRAVIIAPTRELANQTYRELLRLSEGVGFRVHIIDKASLAAKKYGPQSNKKYDILVSTPNRLVFLLNQDPPALDLSSVEWLIVDESDKLFEGGKTGFREQLAEVFQACSGSKVRRAFFSATCTPDVEQWCRLNLDNLVSVNIGHRNAAVETVEQKLLFVGTENGKLVAMRDIIKKGFLPPMLVFVQSIDRARELFHELVYEGINVDVIHADRTQQQRDNVVNSFRSGKIWVLICTALLARGIDFKGVNLVLNYDFPTSSVEYIHRIGRTGRAGHQGKAITFFTENDKPLLRSIANVIKQAGCPVPDYMIGFKKIHSKVKRRLEKRPPKRSTICTTPRFLMKNKGKAQNKGQNVEKPEAGGEQKGENVSQTAVQQQKGKKKTKGIELKRRNKTQKEGAREKNKKASQKTESNSSVAKLKKKKGNKNKPQED